The Lampris incognitus isolate fLamInc1 chromosome 7, fLamInc1.hap2, whole genome shotgun sequence genome window below encodes:
- the sptssb gene encoding serine palmitoyltransferase small subunit B isoform X1, translating to MQHQLWRAYRMNFKNLREYLAWLYYQYLLITGIYVLEPWEKSIFNSILFSAIAMVIYTSYVFVPIHMRLALEFFSGTFGGQPESTMALMS from the coding sequence CCTACAGGATGAACTTTAAGAACTTGAGAGAGTACCTGGCCTGGCTGTACTACCAGTACCTGCTCATCACTGGCATCTATGTCCTGGAACCCTGGGAGAAGTCCATCTTCAACTCCATCCTCTTCTCCGCCATCGCCATGGTGATCTACACCTCCTATGTCTTCGTGCCCATCCACATGCGCTTGGCGCTGGAATTTTTCTCTGGGACCTTCGGTGGCCAGCCAGAGAGCACCATGGCACTCATGAGCTAG
- the sptssb gene encoding serine palmitoyltransferase small subunit B isoform X2, protein MNFKNLREYLAWLYYQYLLITGIYVLEPWEKSIFNSILFSAIAMVIYTSYVFVPIHMRLALEFFSGTFGGQPESTMALMS, encoded by the coding sequence ATGAACTTTAAGAACTTGAGAGAGTACCTGGCCTGGCTGTACTACCAGTACCTGCTCATCACTGGCATCTATGTCCTGGAACCCTGGGAGAAGTCCATCTTCAACTCCATCCTCTTCTCCGCCATCGCCATGGTGATCTACACCTCCTATGTCTTCGTGCCCATCCACATGCGCTTGGCGCTGGAATTTTTCTCTGGGACCTTCGGTGGCCAGCCAGAGAGCACCATGGCACTCATGAGCTAG